The Manduca sexta isolate Smith_Timp_Sample1 chromosome 9, JHU_Msex_v1.0, whole genome shotgun sequence genome segment agttcataaaaattataacaacaataatataaaataatatatatctacttGCTTTTGTATGTCCTTGATGTTTCCTTTTCTGAAcgattttaaaatgtcataCGGACGTGGGTGATAGGTGATATCTTTCATTGTGACATTACTGATTTGCTGCTGATTACGctatttttccaaaattttgtaaacacgtggtaaatacaataataaaaaacaaaatgcctAACGTGAAGAAGAATATAGAAAAACTAAAACATCCTAACAGCAGAAAGACAATTACACTTTCaaagaaaatgaaaagaaaCGAGAGGAAGGATAAGAGCAAATTGGACACCCAcatcaaacaaaatttaataggAGAAAAAATAATGTGGTTCAAAGAGAGATTACCGGAAAACTGTGAGGTTTTATCTAAGGAACAAGTTTTggaattaattaatagttatcTAGGGCGCTTCGATGAAGAGTTAGAACAAATTGCGTTAAAAAATTCGATTGGGCAAAGGAAGAACCGCCAACATGCCAGTAGAgaagatataattaatattaccaaGAAAAATGAATTACAAGAGTTCGAAACAGGCGGTATTGAGTTGCCTAATATGATGGATGTTGAACAGATGTCTGTATTGAGGAATTGGAATGGAGAACTTAGATTCCTACAGCATTTCAAATTAAGAAGATTTGCAAAGAAGCATCTAATTTAgttgtataatttgtacataaatatatttatttttatattttattgagtttgtTTCATTCTATATCAAATTTCTttgttaacatatttaaaagacTTTAATTGTACCATCATGCTTGTAATTAAGGTCTTCGATGGAGAAAAGAGAGGAATAATGATTTTACTTTTACTCagcttttatatgtatttatattaacaccAGACTGATTTGCATTACCGGTCTGAATTAAGGCAAGACTCAAAGCATATGTCTGAGACCTTTTTATCCACTGTCAGGTGTATCTAGAGGTGGGATAGCGTCTAGTCTGTCCCTACCTTGAATTGCGTGATTTATTAAATCTGCAagtacacaaatatatatttttggctaATATATAGCCTCTCCTCAAACTACCACTGTTGCCAAAATATGGTAAGTAATGTTCTTTCTGTTTCACCATTGCTGCCATATCTTATatcatactaaaataatttaaattggcaTTTCAATGAGAAATATTCTCTTTATTATGAATGTGGAGGTATGTATGGAAATAAATGCATTGTTTATCAGCAATTATtgctgaataaatatttagcaaTATAAGAAGACATCAGTCTTAGgttgctaaataaaataaataatctgtcTGAAAAGAGagcatttcattttcattacatCTACATTCTAGAAAGGGTtgcaataaactttttaatgtatttatactgCGTATGAATTCTGtgcttttaaaaattctttactgAATcagtatatacataaataatatgacaAACCTGTCTTAACTGAAAAAATGAATTTGTAAGTCAATCATCACATATACAAAGgtctaaaaataacaatacattaggatgactaatttattaaattaagaaatatttacatcatGATACAATTGGACATGAATTGGAGACCAGATGAATTGACGAACCGAGGAACATAATGTTGATAGTTCTGGCTTATCTATATATGCCGTGTATAAACTAGGCAGTAAGCATGACATAGAAACGCACAACACATAGGCAAAGTTGGACAATATCATGCAATATTGCCATCTCAAACTTGCCTAGCGAATGCACAAATTGTAGTAAGTATATCTACACATAATATCCTACAACAGAATTACTCAATCACAAACCAATATGTTACATGGCATATCATTTTTGACAGATAATTTTGTGGTTTcagttttgatataaataagtccatttcctaaaattataaatgtggtTAAGAATGGTCACAACCCAACAAACAATcagaaattataacaaatttttattactaaaatagaattacatttttaaaatataatttattctaaattatgtttaaaattatattatgcagtataattttaactatgaatatttttgtttttagtagaAATCATAAAATGATTGTTACTACCAAAATACTACCTTtcttcactaatattataaaacaaaaattcattACCCCCCAAATTCATTTTCACATGTCGAaacaagtaataaattataatatatctttaaaaaaacatgcaaataagTCTATAATGTAATCTAAAAGTCTATAagtgagaaaatatattaaagatattatcTAATCAAAGATATTATGCCATGAACTGTAATATATTCTACCATAAACTATACAAGACATGtagaaaaacattttgatatgtTACACAAAATCAGTCACAATatcacatacaaaaaaatttcattcactgtaaaaataaaatgctcaatgactaaacaaaaaataaacacataaatcataatatacaatttatcgACCTCATGGGAACTTGAATAAATGCAATAACATTTCACGGTACCAATAAATAATAGGctgtctttaaataaatttaattaaagaaacaaaaattggGGCTACATAATCACAAAACTGACACATTTTCAGCTGGTCAATTAAAgtcctataaataaaaaaatcatctacCATACCAGCCCACGAAAAGTCCTTTTTCTGGACTGTTTTCACTCATTAGGAAAATAATCTTAACCTAGGCAAATTAAAGGAAAATGCAAACATTTCCCAAATAGATCTTGAAATCTACAGAAAAACAATT includes the following:
- the LOC119188796 gene encoding translation machinery-associated protein 16 homolog, with translation MPNVKKNIEKLKHPNSRKTITLSKKMKRNERKDKSKLDTHIKQNLIGEKIMWFKERLPENCEVLSKEQVLELINSYLGRFDEELEQIALKNSIGQRKNRQHASREDIINITKKNELQEFETGGIELPNMMDVEQMSVLRNWNGELRFLQHFKLRRFAKKHLI